A genomic window from Paucibacter sp. KCTC 42545 includes:
- a CDS encoding APC family permease, whose amino-acid sequence MPSQPQQDLTPPTVLVLPQRQLDVKHAVALCVGMVVGAGIFKTSPLVAAALGGSYELYLAWAFGGLLSFIGALCFAEMASSFPDTGGDYFFLRRAYGQRLGFLFAWSRFAVIHTGSMALLAFVFGDYLSQVLDLRPWLGPYTSAVLGASLIVLLTGLNLLGVRVGLGTQLGLTTVVLGGLLLLGVGAGVQVWAGHAPQTPLAVDDPTRHNWGQAMVFVFLAYGGWSDAATLSAEMRDQRSGIKRALWWGLLLVSGLYLLANWAYLQVLGLDGLARSEAPAAALMLAVFGRPGELLMVAIVSLTALSVMNAILIAGPRTTYAAARDVAGSLHLARWNAKRGTPTAAVLATSGVALALVAFGAITRGGFATMVDYLSPVYWFFMTLSALAVIRLRRSEPEVQRHYQVPFYPWLPLAFALCCLYVLWSSVVYVRAGAMVGVAVLALGAMILWPLSKRAQA is encoded by the coding sequence ATGCCCAGCCAGCCCCAGCAAGACTTGACCCCGCCCACTGTGCTTGTCCTGCCGCAGCGCCAGCTTGACGTCAAACATGCCGTGGCCTTGTGCGTGGGCATGGTGGTGGGCGCCGGTATCTTCAAGACTTCGCCGCTGGTGGCCGCGGCGCTGGGCGGCTCCTACGAGCTTTATCTGGCCTGGGCTTTTGGCGGCCTGCTGTCCTTCATCGGCGCGCTGTGCTTTGCCGAAATGGCCTCGAGCTTTCCCGATACCGGCGGCGACTATTTCTTCCTGCGCCGCGCCTACGGCCAGCGCCTGGGCTTTTTGTTTGCCTGGTCGCGCTTTGCGGTGATCCACACCGGCTCGATGGCCTTGCTGGCCTTTGTGTTCGGCGACTATCTGAGCCAGGTGCTGGATCTGCGGCCCTGGTTGGGGCCCTACACCAGCGCGGTGCTGGGGGCCAGCCTGATCGTGCTGCTGACCGGTCTGAATCTGCTGGGCGTGCGCGTCGGCCTGGGCACTCAGCTGGGCTTGACCACGGTGGTGCTGGGCGGGCTTTTGCTCTTGGGCGTGGGCGCGGGCGTGCAGGTTTGGGCCGGGCATGCGCCGCAAACGCCGCTGGCCGTGGACGACCCAACACGTCACAACTGGGGTCAGGCCATGGTGTTTGTGTTCTTGGCCTACGGCGGCTGGAGCGATGCGGCCACCTTGTCGGCCGAGATGCGCGACCAGCGCAGCGGCATCAAGCGTGCCCTGTGGTGGGGCTTGCTGCTGGTCTCGGGCCTGTATCTGCTGGCCAACTGGGCTTATTTGCAGGTGCTGGGCCTGGACGGCTTGGCGCGTAGCGAAGCACCGGCGGCGGCTTTGATGCTGGCGGTGTTCGGGCGGCCAGGTGAATTGCTGATGGTGGCCATCGTGTCGCTGACGGCGCTGTCGGTGATGAATGCGATTCTGATCGCCGGGCCGCGCACCACTTATGCCGCCGCCCGCGATGTGGCCGGCAGCCTGCATCTGGCGCGCTGGAATGCCAAGCGCGGCACGCCCACCGCGGCCGTGCTGGCCACCAGCGGCGTGGCCCTGGCCCTGGTGGCTTTTGGCGCCATCACCCGCGGCGGTTTCGCCACCATGGTGGACTATTTGTCTCCCGTCTATTGGTTCTTCATGACGCTCAGCGCCCTGGCCGTGATCCGCCTGCGCCGCAGCGAGCCGGAGGTGCAGCGCCACTACCAAGTGCCTTTTTACCCTTGGTTGCCGCTGGCCTTTGCGCTGTGCTGCTTGTATGTTTTGTGGTCCAGCGTGGTCTATGTGCGCGCCGGGGCCATGGTGGGTGTGGCGGTGCTGGCGCTGGGCGCCATGATTTTGTGGCCGCTGAGCAAAAGGGCGCAGGCATGA
- a CDS encoding universal stress protein produces MFFHRILLPTDGSATAQRAALVAADMAKRYGAVLEIISVIDPSPFLYFPDSGGEAMSYYLEASESAARQGIEHAEDAAKSCGVDFTSQILREHGPAPAIVAHAKQTACDLIVIGSHGRRGLDAVLLGSVAQKVLTLAEVPVFVIK; encoded by the coding sequence ATGTTTTTTCACCGCATCCTCCTGCCCACCGACGGCTCCGCCACCGCTCAACGTGCCGCCCTGGTGGCCGCTGACATGGCCAAGCGTTACGGCGCGGTGCTGGAGATCATCAGCGTGATCGACCCCTCGCCCTTTCTCTACTTTCCGGACAGCGGCGGTGAGGCCATGAGCTACTATCTGGAGGCCTCGGAGTCCGCCGCCCGCCAAGGTATTGAGCATGCCGAAGACGCCGCCAAGAGCTGTGGCGTGGACTTCACCAGCCAGATCCTGCGCGAGCATGGCCCAGCGCCGGCCATCGTGGCGCATGCCAAGCAGACGGCGTGCGACCTGATCGTGATCGGCTCGCATGGCCGCCGCGGCTTGGACGCTGTGCTGCTGGGCAGCGTGGCGCAAAAGGTGCTGACCCTGGCGGAAGTGCCGGTTTTCGTGATCAAGTGA
- a CDS encoding 3'-5' exonuclease yields the protein MGEIPAILDIEASGFGRGSYPIEVGFVDSAGAMFCSLIQPEPEWQHWDASAEAVHGISRATLCRHGKPPLWVAQQINSHLRGQVVYCDAWAHDYPWLARLFDVVDLVPQFKLADLRCLLSEAEAQHWHAVLNQVRLDQALQRHRASSDARILQLTLQKLRQNLGGASRPAETGAANGAVNGAEIGLANGHSNGHAQGRAEPAEPAEWRERKQS from the coding sequence ATGGGCGAGATTCCCGCCATTCTGGACATCGAGGCTTCGGGCTTTGGCCGCGGCAGTTATCCGATCGAAGTTGGCTTTGTAGACTCCGCTGGGGCCATGTTTTGCTCGCTGATCCAGCCCGAGCCCGAGTGGCAGCATTGGGACGCCTCGGCCGAGGCGGTTCACGGCATCAGCCGCGCCACCTTGTGCCGGCATGGCAAGCCGCCCTTGTGGGTGGCGCAGCAAATCAACAGCCATCTGCGCGGCCAAGTGGTTTATTGCGATGCCTGGGCGCATGACTATCCTTGGCTGGCCCGCCTGTTCGACGTGGTGGATCTGGTGCCCCAATTCAAGCTGGCCGATTTGCGGTGCTTGCTCAGCGAGGCCGAGGCCCAGCATTGGCATGCGGTGCTGAACCAGGTGCGCCTGGACCAGGCGCTGCAGCGCCATCGCGCCAGCAGCGATGCGCGAATTCTGCAGCTGACCTTGCAAAAGCTGCGGCAGAACTTGGGCGGCGCGAGCAGGCCTGCTGAAACAGGCGCTGCGAATGGTGCAGTGAATGGTGCCGAGATTGGCCTTGCGAATGGGCATAGCAATGGCCATGCGCAAGGGCGCGCCGAGCCCGCTGAGCCCGCCGAGTGGCGTGAGCGCAAGCAATCTTGA
- a CDS encoding TetR/AcrR family transcriptional regulator has protein sequence MNEPNSVADTAANPASQDKLVPRNLPDLRQKKVPSQQRAVETFERILAACGDLLGEVGIERLSTNLVCQRAGISPPALYQYFPNKYAILCELAERLMRSQNALLTPWATAQTWRLPEPELAASIADLFIRTLQLTEQMPAGIWITRALRAVPTLQEVRHSSHELVTDLLVHPFMQAYPQADQAEVRLTLRLGIDALYAAQELLFDNPRLDPRAVARTMAAMVTGQLVKLRQSE, from the coding sequence ATGAACGAGCCCAACAGCGTGGCCGACACCGCCGCAAACCCCGCCAGTCAAGACAAGCTGGTGCCGCGCAACTTGCCTGATCTCAGGCAGAAAAAGGTGCCCTCGCAGCAGCGTGCGGTGGAAACCTTCGAACGCATTCTGGCCGCCTGTGGCGACTTGCTGGGTGAGGTGGGCATTGAGCGCCTGTCGACCAATCTGGTCTGTCAGCGCGCCGGCATTTCCCCGCCGGCCCTGTACCAGTACTTCCCGAATAAATATGCCATTCTGTGCGAGCTGGCCGAGCGCCTGATGCGCAGCCAGAATGCGCTGCTGACACCTTGGGCCACGGCGCAAACTTGGCGCCTGCCCGAGCCCGAGTTGGCCGCCAGCATTGCCGATTTGTTCATACGCACGCTGCAGCTGACCGAGCAGATGCCCGCCGGCATCTGGATCACCCGCGCCTTGCGCGCCGTGCCGACCCTGCAGGAGGTGCGCCATAGCTCCCATGAGCTGGTCACCGACTTGCTGGTGCACCCCTTCATGCAAGCCTATCCGCAGGCCGATCAGGCCGAGGTGCGCCTGACCCTGCGCTTGGGCATTGACGCGCTCTATGCCGCGCAGGAGTTGCTGTTCGACAACCCCCGCCTGGATCCACGCGCCGTCGCCCGCACCATGGCGGCGATGGTGACCGGTCAATTGGTCAAGCTGCGCCAGAGCGAATGA
- a CDS encoding sensor domain-containing phosphodiesterase has product MAAAVEPSQQEQEQEQARLQALQSFEVMDTAPEQAFDDLTALALRLFGVPISLVTLLDSERQWFKSRQGLDVIETPRDIAFCDITIRGSAVLVIEDAEHDPRTNDNPLVTGPLAVRFYAGAPLITPEGHALGSLCVVDREPRAFTPQQCQDLERLARQVMTQLLLRRKNKELATTLREFGLVDQRRRESESIYGLLFANSLDGVMQTRPGGDILTANPMACEILGQSEAQLRRVQRSQVLDLRDPRLLRLFDERDLNGKARGEITMIRGNGERFEAEVSTVTYQDEAGKQFASVAFRDITERRLWARKLEQSLELLGNLARRVPGALVQYRLDPDGRTCYPFASEGIFNMFEVSPLDVREDDAVVRKLVHPDDQRGLVESIQRSAQTLQPWHHEFRVVLPRQGLRWRLGSGQPERRPDGSVLWHGFVSDITERKHSEQHTHWLAHYDVLTGLPNRRMLLDRIGHDLAVARRSRQLGALLFIDLDHFKHINDALGHSIGDELLKQVAERLREVAREDDTVARLGGDEFVVLVSNLGLDAAQATRHAMAVAEKLREVLVMDHHIFDHSYNISGSIGITLFPKGAEAVDDLLREADTAMYRAKASGRNRVAFFETAMHAEVQSRLALEQDLKEALQLEQFELHLQPQFDAQGQEIGGELLLRWQHHKRGRVSPLDFIPVAEESGLIIELGDRVLRQACLALARLHKAGRLQCLSVNVSPRQFRKDDFVAGLRQIIQDTGAPADYLILEVTENLLIDNWQDTSARMSELRALGLRFSIDDFGTGYSSLAYLKKLPLYELKIDKSFVQDTPDDPNDTAIVEAIVSMAKHLNLRVVAEGVETPAQADFLLRTGCDCLQGYLLGRPGPLEDWLRLRGA; this is encoded by the coding sequence ATGGCGGCTGCCGTCGAACCAAGTCAGCAAGAGCAAGAACAAGAGCAAGCGCGCCTGCAGGCTTTGCAGTCGTTTGAGGTCATGGACACGGCGCCCGAGCAGGCGTTTGACGACCTGACCGCGCTGGCCCTGCGCCTGTTCGGCGTGCCGATTTCGCTGGTCACCCTGCTTGACAGCGAGCGCCAGTGGTTCAAATCCCGCCAGGGCCTGGACGTCATTGAAACGCCGCGCGACATCGCTTTTTGCGACATCACCATCCGCGGCAGCGCGGTGCTGGTGATTGAGGATGCCGAGCATGACCCGCGCACCAATGACAACCCTCTAGTGACCGGCCCGCTGGCGGTGCGCTTTTACGCCGGCGCCCCGCTGATCACGCCCGAGGGCCACGCCTTGGGCAGCCTGTGTGTAGTGGATCGCGAACCACGCGCTTTCACGCCGCAGCAGTGTCAAGATCTGGAGCGACTGGCCCGGCAGGTGATGACGCAGCTCTTGCTGCGCCGCAAGAACAAAGAGCTGGCGACAACCTTGCGTGAATTCGGCCTGGTCGATCAACGCCGGCGCGAAAGTGAATCGATTTACGGACTGTTGTTCGCCAACAGCCTGGACGGGGTGATGCAGACCCGGCCCGGCGGTGACATTCTCACCGCCAACCCCATGGCCTGCGAGATCCTCGGCCAAAGCGAGGCGCAGCTGCGTCGCGTGCAGCGCTCGCAGGTGCTGGACCTGCGCGACCCGCGCCTGCTGCGCTTGTTTGACGAGCGTGATCTGAATGGCAAGGCGCGCGGCGAGATCACCATGATTCGCGGCAACGGTGAGCGCTTCGAGGCCGAGGTGTCGACGGTGACCTACCAGGACGAGGCGGGTAAGCAATTCGCCAGCGTCGCTTTCCGAGACATCACCGAGCGCCGCCTGTGGGCCCGCAAGCTGGAGCAAAGCCTGGAGTTGCTGGGCAATCTGGCGCGGCGGGTGCCGGGCGCGCTGGTGCAGTACCGCCTCGACCCTGACGGACGCACCTGCTACCCCTTCGCCAGCGAAGGCATTTTCAATATGTTTGAGGTCAGCCCGCTGGATGTGCGGGAAGACGACGCGGTGGTGCGCAAGCTGGTGCATCCGGATGATCAGCGCGGCCTGGTGGAGTCGATTCAACGGTCGGCTCAAACGCTGCAGCCCTGGCACCACGAGTTCCGCGTGGTGTTGCCGCGCCAGGGCCTGCGCTGGCGCCTGGGCAGCGGCCAGCCCGAACGGCGGCCCGATGGCAGCGTGCTCTGGCATGGCTTCGTTAGCGACATCACCGAACGCAAGCACTCCGAGCAACACACCCACTGGCTGGCGCATTACGACGTGCTGACCGGCTTGCCCAACCGCCGCATGCTGCTGGACCGCATCGGGCATGACCTGGCGGTGGCACGGCGTTCGCGGCAGCTGGGCGCGCTCTTGTTCATCGACCTCGATCACTTCAAGCACATCAACGATGCCCTGGGTCATTCGATCGGTGACGAGCTGCTCAAGCAGGTGGCCGAACGCCTGCGTGAGGTGGCGCGCGAGGACGACACGGTGGCGCGCCTAGGCGGCGACGAATTCGTGGTGCTGGTCAGCAATTTGGGCCTGGACGCCGCCCAAGCCACCCGCCATGCCATGGCCGTGGCCGAGAAGCTGCGCGAGGTGCTGGTGATGGATCACCATATCTTCGATCACAGCTACAACATCTCAGGCAGCATCGGCATTACCCTGTTCCCCAAGGGCGCGGAGGCGGTGGACGATTTGCTGCGCGAGGCCGACACGGCCATGTATCGCGCCAAGGCCTCGGGGCGCAACCGAGTGGCCTTCTTCGAAACCGCCATGCATGCCGAGGTGCAAAGCCGCCTGGCCCTGGAGCAAGACCTGAAAGAGGCTTTGCAGCTGGAGCAGTTTGAGCTGCATCTGCAGCCGCAGTTCGATGCGCAAGGGCAGGAGATCGGCGGCGAGTTGCTGCTGCGCTGGCAGCACCACAAACGTGGCCGGGTGTCGCCGCTGGACTTCATCCCCGTGGCCGAGGAGTCGGGCCTGATCATCGAGTTGGGCGACCGGGTGCTGCGCCAGGCCTGCTTGGCCTTGGCCCGCTTGCACAAGGCCGGGCGCTTGCAATGCCTGTCGGTCAATGTCAGCCCGCGACAGTTCCGCAAAGACGACTTCGTGGCGGGCTTGCGGCAAATTATTCAGGACACCGGCGCCCCGGCGGACTACCTGATTCTGGAAGTGACCGAGAACCTGCTGATCGACAACTGGCAAGACACCAGCGCGCGCATGTCCGAGCTGCGCGCCCTGGGCCTGCGCTTTTCCATCGACGATTTCGGCACCGGCTATTCCAGCCTGGCTTATTTGAAGAAGCTGCCGCTCTACGAGCTCAAGATCGACAAGAGCTTTGTGCAGGACACGCCCGATGATCCCAATGACACGGCCATCGTTGAGGCCATTGTGTCCATGGCCAAGCACTTGAATCTGCGCGTGGTGGCCGAAGGGGTGGAGACCCCGGCGCAGGCCGACTTCCTGCTGCGCACGGGTTGCGATTGCCTGCAGGGCTATTTGCTGGGCCGCCCCGGGCCTCTGGAAGACTGGCTGCGCTTGCGGGGCGCTTAA